The DNA region GTTATAAGACCTCACCGCCCGTTCATTAGGAGCCCGGGATGAAACATCTCATCAGCCTGTTCTTGCTTGCCTGCCTTGTGTCCTTTCCAGCCATGGCGGCGGATAAGCAGGGAAAAGTGACCTCGGCCCAGCAACGCTGCCACTCACCGCTGGATTGCGACTATGTCGATACCAGCTGCAGCAGCTGTTGCGATGACGAAGCCATCGCCACCAGCGCCAAGGCGGCTTACCTGGCGGAGAAAGCCAAGCGCTGCAAGGAGCCGCTGAAACCGTCCCAGCCCATGTGCCAATGCGTCAACCGTGGCGCGCCGTTGATGGCCTGCGTCAATAACCGCTGCGTGCTGACCTATGCGCCCATCAACAAAGGCAAAGGGCCGGATACCCTCAAATTGCGATGAGACCGAACTTTCCCATTTACGCGGATTATCAGGCCACCACCCCGCTTGATCCCCGCGTGCTGGAAGCCATGCTGCCCTTTTACGGCAGCCATTTCGGCAACCCGCACGCCACGGCCCATGCCTATGGCTGGGCGGCGGAAACCGCCGTGGAGCAGGCCCGCAGCCAAATAGCCGAACGCATCGACGCCGAGGCAAAGGAAATCATCTTCACGTCAGGCGCGACGGAAGCCAATAATCTGGCCATCAAAGGCATCGCCCAGGCCCACCGGCACAGCGGCAAACACCACCTCATCACCCAGGCCACCGAACATAAATGCGTGCTGGATGCCTTTCGTTCGCTGGAGCGCGACGGCTTTCGCCTCACCATCCTGCCGGTGGAGGCAAACGGCCTGGTGAGGCTGGAAACCCTGCAACAGGCCATCCAGCCGGACACGCTGCTGGTCTCCATCATGGCCGTCAATAACGAGATCGGCACCATTCAGCCGCTGGAAGCCATCGGCAAATTATGCGCGGAACAAGGCGTGCTCTTTCACAGCGATGCCGCGCAGGCATTCGGCAAGATACCGCTCAATATCAAAAAGCTTGGTCTGGCGGCCATGAGCATTTCCGGCCATAAGGCCTACG from bacterium includes:
- a CDS encoding aminotransferase class V-fold PLP-dependent enzyme; protein product: MRPNFPIYADYQATTPLDPRVLEAMLPFYGSHFGNPHATAHAYGWAAETAVEQARSQIAERIDAEAKEIIFTSGATEANNLAIKGIAQAHRHSGKHHLITQATEHKCVLDAFRSLERDGFRLTILPVEANGLVRLETLQQAIQPDTLLVSIMAVNNEIGTIQPLEAIGKLCAEQGVLFHSDAAQAFGKIPLNIKKLGLAAMSISGHKAYGPQGIGALYLRRRPRVAIEPLLHGGGQERGVRSGTVPLALAVGLGEAARIAGQEMDAERTRLQGFFNHLLARLQSGNGAITLNGDRTHRWPGNLNINIAGVDGDKLIAAIRNVAVSSGSACASGSLEPSYVLQAIGVQPELARASIRIGIGRFTTAEEVDNIADSVLEAVEIAS